From the genome of Nostoc punctiforme PCC 73102, one region includes:
- a CDS encoding ATP-dependent RecD-like DNA helicase: MFTPPNLSAQQISALPQHETIIGVVERLTFYSAESGYTVARLTRPRSNELTTIVGSFANIQPGQTLQLTGFWRDHPQFGPQFQVVNYKETKPATLTGIEKYLGSGLIKSVGPVTAKRIVAHFGLETLDIIENQIERLIEVQGIAKKRITLIKNAWETQKAIKEVMVFLQGHGVSTTYAVKIYKQYKDEAIATVTKNPYQLAADIYGIGFLTADKIARNIGIAPDSEFRYRAGIIHCLSVAAEDGHCYLPQSELIESVIKLLTTESHQPTEEAVAIVIKDMALADELIRERDEEKTLLCYKPTYFHTEQNLAQLIRQRLEKPVDTDIPRVRAWIERFTTSRQIQLSEQQRLAVETAAYSKITILTGGPGVGKTFTTHTIVSLWKAMGKSIALAAPTGRAAQRLGEMTGLEAKTIHRLLEFDPRSMGFKRDNENPLPHTAIIADEASMLDLFLAYSLVKAVLAGALLLLVGDIDQLPSVGPGQILADLINSGRVPVVRLTQIFRQAQTSAIITAAHQINRGQYPTIEPISDNPVSDCIWHGGGHQPEHGVQAICELITDLIPRLGFNPATDVQVLCPMTRGVVGTRNLNTVLQQLINPPSPNKVEINRGGNLLREGDRIIQLTNDYNREVFNGDLGIILTIDTIEQEVTVQYGERTVIYDYADLNEIALAWCVTIHKSQGSEYLVVIVPIYMQHYMMLTRNLFYTGLTRAKKLAIVVGAKKAISLAVRSTDDQQRYTRLQQRLLHAGLDW, encoded by the coding sequence ATGTTCACTCCTCCTAATCTTTCCGCTCAACAAATAAGTGCCTTACCTCAACACGAAACAATCATCGGAGTCGTAGAACGTTTAACTTTTTACTCTGCTGAGTCAGGCTACACTGTGGCAAGGCTGACTCGTCCGCGTAGCAACGAACTCACAACAATCGTTGGCAGCTTTGCTAACATTCAGCCAGGGCAGACCTTACAACTAACTGGTTTCTGGCGTGACCATCCACAATTTGGCCCCCAATTCCAAGTAGTCAACTACAAAGAAACCAAACCAGCTACTCTCACTGGAATTGAAAAATATTTGGGTAGTGGGCTGATTAAAAGTGTTGGCCCAGTAACAGCCAAGCGTATCGTCGCTCACTTCGGTTTAGAAACGCTCGACATCATCGAAAATCAGATTGAACGACTGATTGAAGTCCAGGGTATTGCCAAAAAGCGGATCACTCTCATTAAAAACGCCTGGGAAACTCAAAAAGCGATCAAAGAAGTTATGGTGTTTCTCCAGGGGCATGGCGTTTCTACCACTTATGCTGTAAAGATTTACAAGCAATATAAAGATGAAGCGATCGCCACTGTTACCAAAAATCCCTACCAGTTAGCAGCCGACATCTACGGTATTGGCTTTCTGACTGCTGACAAGATTGCAAGAAATATCGGAATTGCCCCTGACTCAGAATTTCGTTACCGTGCGGGGATTATCCATTGCCTTAGTGTTGCTGCCGAAGATGGCCACTGTTACTTGCCACAAAGCGAATTGATTGAGTCGGTAATCAAACTACTGACTACCGAATCTCACCAGCCCACAGAAGAAGCGGTAGCGATAGTTATTAAAGATATGGCTCTCGCAGACGAGCTGATTAGAGAGCGGGATGAAGAAAAAACACTACTTTGCTACAAGCCGACTTATTTTCATACGGAACAGAATTTAGCTCAACTGATCCGCCAACGTTTAGAAAAGCCTGTTGATACTGACATTCCCCGCGTCCGCGCCTGGATTGAGCGCTTCACCACTAGCCGTCAAATTCAGCTTTCAGAACAGCAACGCTTGGCAGTAGAAACAGCAGCTTATTCCAAAATCACAATCCTCACTGGTGGCCCTGGCGTTGGAAAAACTTTCACTACCCATACTATTGTCTCACTTTGGAAAGCAATGGGTAAATCTATTGCCCTGGCTGCACCTACGGGACGGGCTGCTCAACGCTTGGGTGAAATGACGGGGCTGGAAGCTAAAACTATTCATCGCTTGTTAGAATTTGATCCCCGCTCAATGGGTTTCAAGCGCGATAACGAAAATCCTTTACCCCACACGGCAATTATTGCTGACGAAGCATCGATGCTTGACTTGTTTCTAGCTTACTCTTTAGTTAAAGCAGTATTGGCTGGCGCTCTACTGTTATTGGTAGGTGACATTGACCAGTTGCCGTCAGTAGGGCCAGGTCAAATACTCGCTGACCTGATTAATTCGGGGCGAGTTCCTGTGGTGCGGTTAACTCAGATATTTCGCCAAGCCCAAACCAGTGCAATTATCACTGCTGCTCACCAAATTAATAGAGGGCAGTATCCCACAATCGAGCCAATTTCTGATAATCCCGTGTCTGATTGTATTTGGCACGGCGGCGGACATCAGCCGGAACATGGAGTACAAGCAATCTGTGAATTAATCACAGATTTAATTCCCCGCTTAGGTTTTAATCCGGCTACTGATGTTCAGGTACTTTGCCCAATGACGCGGGGTGTAGTTGGGACTCGCAACCTAAATACCGTATTGCAGCAGTTGATTAATCCGCCCAGCCCCAACAAAGTGGAGATTAACAGAGGTGGAAATTTGTTGCGAGAGGGCGATCGCATCATCCAACTAACCAACGACTACAACCGCGAAGTCTTCAATGGCGATTTAGGAATAATCCTCACCATTGATACTATTGAGCAAGAAGTTACAGTGCAATATGGTGAGCGGACTGTCATTTATGATTACGCTGACCTGAATGAAATTGCCCTAGCATGGTGCGTGACTATTCATAAAAGCCAGGGGTCAGAATATCTAGTGGTGATTGTGCCAATCTACATGCAGCACTATATGATGTTGACCCGGAACCTGTTTTACACCGGGCTGACCCGTGCCAAGAAATTAGCGATCGTGGTTGGCGCAAAAAAAGCGATATCTTTAGCGGTGCGTTCTACCGATGACCAACAGCGCTACACACGGTTACAGCAGAGGTTACTTCATGCTGGACTAGATTGGTAA
- a CDS encoding sigma factor-like helix-turn-helix DNA-binding protein → MKPNQRFVLILQFGLEGEDKLTAKQIAQRFNLSHSKVRSAYGQGIKALQREQDQIKDYLAS, encoded by the coding sequence TTGAAGCCAAATCAACGTTTTGTTTTAATTTTACAGTTTGGTCTGGAGGGCGAGGACAAGCTGACTGCAAAACAGATTGCACAAAGATTCAATCTCAGTCATTCCAAGGTACGCTCTGCCTATGGGCAGGGTATCAAAGCTTTACAACGTGAACAAGATCAGATTAAAGATTATTTGGCTAGTTAA
- a CDS encoding ParA family protein, protein MSLIICLFNQAGGVGKSTLAINLGYHLAQLKPAKTKHHYRVLLIDIDPQASLTNFMGIVPESQEKTIYNAVIDQEALPILKEIHGMDFVPSSQDLTSAELELVVADMRDLRLKYALEPVSEQYDFILIDCPPSLGILTYISLVASTHVLVPIQTQYKAFLGTELLLNTVTRVKSLPNRKLKIAGFIPTMFDSRNSQDERTLLAIQEQLSQVGIVYDPIPRSTAFADAAEENVPLAIFNPKHPALSILKKIVKGLEKLL, encoded by the coding sequence GTGAGCCTTATCATTTGTTTATTTAATCAAGCTGGTGGAGTTGGGAAATCCACTCTAGCGATTAATCTTGGTTATCACTTAGCACAATTAAAGCCTGCTAAAACCAAGCATCACTACCGAGTTCTTTTAATTGATATAGATCCTCAAGCTTCACTTACTAACTTTATGGGAATTGTGCCTGAATCCCAAGAAAAAACCATTTATAATGCAGTGATTGATCAGGAAGCACTACCAATTCTTAAAGAAATTCATGGGATGGATTTTGTTCCGTCATCTCAGGATCTGACTTCAGCTGAATTAGAGTTAGTAGTAGCAGATATGCGTGATTTACGTCTTAAATATGCTTTGGAACCTGTAAGCGAACAGTATGATTTTATTTTGATTGACTGCCCCCCTAGTTTAGGCATTCTTACTTATATCAGTTTAGTGGCATCAACTCACGTTTTAGTGCCGATCCAGACGCAATACAAGGCATTCTTGGGGACAGAATTACTCTTAAATACAGTAACACGCGTTAAGTCTCTTCCAAATCGAAAGCTAAAAATTGCTGGGTTTATCCCAACGATGTTTGATTCACGTAATAGCCAAGATGAACGAACACTATTAGCTATTCAAGAACAATTGTCACAGGTTGGGATAGTCTATGACCCAATTCCTCGATCTACTGCTTTTGCTGATGCTGCTGAAGAAAATGTTCCTTTGGCAATCTTTAATCCTAAGCATCCAGCTTTATCAATCCTAAAAAAAATTGTTAAAGGGCTCGAGAAATTATTATGA
- a CDS encoding ParB/RepB/Spo0J family partition protein — protein MSIKRDKPYGRRLKGLEALIGESVDTVPCGQFVTIEKIQLSVQQPRRYFDPKKLEQLVQSVKEHGILEPLLVRYLSNDKYELVAGERRYRAASLAGLTEVPVIARSLNDQEALQLSLVENLQRDDLNPIEETEGILELIALQLDKRVPEVISLLYKMQNILAGKVTDNVISNSDAEDVKMIFTGLGLMEWESFTANRLPLLRLPDEILEVLRQGKIEYTKAKVIAKLKEKTERIALLEEAILQNLSLNEIRERLKTRKSSTEEKELEKQIDSTYKKMKKSKLWDNPKKRKKLELLFAQIEILINEDD, from the coding sequence ATGAGTATAAAGCGTGACAAGCCTTATGGTCGCCGTCTTAAGGGATTAGAAGCTTTGATTGGGGAGTCTGTTGACACTGTTCCCTGTGGACAGTTTGTCACTATCGAAAAAATCCAACTCTCTGTTCAGCAGCCTCGCCGTTATTTTGATCCAAAAAAGCTAGAGCAGTTAGTACAGTCGGTTAAAGAACATGGCATCTTAGAACCATTGTTAGTCCGTTATTTATCTAACGATAAATATGAGTTGGTAGCTGGAGAGAGGCGTTACAGAGCAGCTAGTTTAGCAGGATTAACTGAAGTACCTGTAATTGCACGTTCCTTGAATGATCAGGAAGCCCTGCAACTGTCATTAGTAGAAAATTTACAGCGAGACGATCTCAATCCTATTGAAGAAACAGAAGGTATTTTAGAACTTATAGCACTTCAACTAGATAAGAGAGTGCCAGAAGTTATATCTTTACTTTATAAAATGCAAAATATTTTGGCGGGAAAAGTTACTGATAACGTTATCAGTAATTCTGATGCAGAGGATGTAAAAATGATTTTTACAGGCTTGGGGCTTATGGAATGGGAGTCGTTCACTGCTAACAGACTTCCTCTCTTGCGGTTGCCTGATGAAATTTTAGAAGTTCTACGCCAAGGAAAAATTGAATACACAAAAGCTAAAGTAATCGCTAAGTTGAAAGAAAAGACAGAACGTATTGCTTTATTGGAAGAGGCGATATTACAAAATTTATCACTAAATGAAATTCGAGAACGCTTGAAAACCCGTAAGTCGTCAACAGAAGAGAAGGAATTAGAGAAGCAAATAGATTCTACCTATAAGAAAATGAAAAAATCAAAGCTATGGGATAATCCCAAAAAGCGCAAGAAGCTTGAATTATTGTTTGCTCAAATAGAAATTTTAATTAACGAGGATGATTAA